A part of Bacillus rossius redtenbacheri isolate Brsri chromosome 1, Brsri_v3, whole genome shotgun sequence genomic DNA contains:
- the LOC134545297 gene encoding uncharacterized protein LOC134545297, which yields MARRVRGKISFQTDWKVEFPWVEDIKDDRHSARCAVCGTTFSITSMGRTALTSHASGNKHKKNVSSVDKTAPIQIWATTSAPETSKASEPSPLPSSSVIQPSSAAVIPGASMNLPAEDSLIPKSASTTRCLDNFLLKDDVTHAEALWCLETVMNHNSLRSAASSVNMFKRMFPNDRVANNMKLQKDKISYVIVYGLAPYFYDKLKSVLKECEHFVLGFDESVNKIAQKQQMDLSVRIWDSNVNKVMCRYVTSIFLNHATAEDLLQAMKTGLEGFDMMKIIQLSMDGPNVNFKVLRLLQQDSRSDPESPQLLDIGSCGLHTVHNAFKTGIKKSGWEIIEFLRALYNLFKEAPSRRGDYTEASNSHVFPLRVCSIRWIENGKVARRAMEILPLVEKYVNIVKTTAKEPSCNSFSVVCKALQDKLLQAKIAFFEALASDVEPFLVEFQSDSPMAPFLFDSLTFIVMTAMKRIVKTEIIEKTPLHKIDVFKQNADKTFVNLKDVKHVELGYSTRAALRKCKNASEKDILIFRKECRNVLQFFVSNLLLKSPLKYSLTKALTFLNPYHISSKDSCVKQLTTALDHLLTANLLPASTVERADREYRFLCSQSNVIEEMKTYSKSETRLDTFWVQLIEGKKEYENLFKVVKLLLILSHGSANIERGFSVNKEILVENLKEPSLIAQRRIFDFVSNEPGGLMKLDIPKAMIHAVRNAYSMYSEALAEQQCANKKIFKLAEERKRAATEIKQLEAKKLMLLEDVQRAVSAIDEKVKDLKK from the coding sequence ATGGCTCGTCGGGTGAGAGGGAAAATTTCGTTTCAAACGGATTGGAAAGTAGAATTCCCTTGGGTTGAAGACATCAAGGATGATCGTCACTCTGCTAGGTGTGCAGTCTGTGGGACTACTTTTTCCATTACTTCCATGGGAAGAACAGCTCTTACAAGCCATGCCAGTGGAAACAAGCATAAGAAAAATGTGAGTAGTGTAGATAAGACAGCGCCAATTCAAATTTGGGCTACTACATCTGCCCCTGAAACATCTAAAGCATCTGAACCTTCACCTTTACCATCTTCATCTGTAATTCAACCTTCGTCAGCTGCTGTTATTCCTGGTGCGAGTATGAATCTACCTGCTGAAGATTCGTTAATCCCGAAATCTGCTTCTACAACCCGCTGTTTGGATAATTTTCTTCTTAAAGACGATGTGACTCATGCCGAAGCTTTGTGGTGTCTTGAAACGGTGATGAATCATAACTCCTTACGCAGCGCTGCTAGTAGCGTAAACATGTTCAAGCGAATGTTTCCCAACGATCGTGTTGCAAACAATATGAAACTTCAAAAAGATAAAATTTCATATGTCATAGTTTATGGACTTGCTCCTTATTTTTATGATAAGTTGAAAAGTGTTTTGAAAGAGTGTGAACATTTCGTGTTGGGTTTTGATGAGAGTGTGAACAAAATTGCACAGAAACAACAGATGGACTTGTCTGTCAGAATTTGGGACTCAAATGTAAATAAAGTTATGTGTAGGTATGTAACATCCATCTTTTTGAATCACGCTACAGCTGAAGATCTCTTACAAGCCATGAAAACTGGCTTGGAAGGATTTGACATGATGAAGATTATCCAATTATCAATGGATGGTCCTAACGTAAATTTCAAAGTACTTAGGCTTTTACAGCAAGACAGCAGATCTGACCCAGAATCCCCACAGTTACTAGATATTGGTTCTTGTGGTTTACACACAGTGCACAATGCCTTTAAGACAGGCATCAAGAAATCTGGTTGGGAGATAATTGAGTTTCTTAGAGCCCTTTACAATTTGTTTAAAGAGGCTCCAAGTCGACGAGGAGACTATACAGAGGCTTCAAACTCACACGTGTTTCCTTTGAGGGTTTGCTCAATTCGTTGGATTGAAAATGGCAAAGTAGCGAGGAGAGCAATGGAAATATTGCCACTTGTTGAAAAATATGTCAACATAGTCAAAACCACAGCAAAGGAACCATCTTGTAATAGCTTTTCTGTTGTATGTAAAGCCCTGCAAGACAAACTCCTGCAAGCGAAAATAGCTTTCTTTGAGGCACTGGCAAGTGACGTTGAACCATTTTTGGTAGAATTCCAGTCTGATTCTCCAATGGCACCATTTCTTTTCGATAGTTTGACATTTATTGTAATGACTGCTATGAAAAGAATTGTGAAAACCGAGATTATTGAGAAAACTCCTCTTCACAAAATTGATGTTTTCAAACAGAATGCAGATAAGACTTTTGTAAATCTCAAGGATGTGAAACATGTTGAGCTTGGTTACAGTACCCGTGCAGCACTAAGGAAGTGTAAGAATGCCTCtgagaaagatattttaattttcagaaaagaGTGTCGGAATGTCCTGCAATTTTTTGTGAGTAACCTGTTGCTGAAGTCTCCTCTGAAGTATTCTCTTACCAAGGCTCTTACTTTTTTGAACCCTTATCATATTTCTTCCAAAGATAGTTGTGTAAAACAACTTACTACTGCTCTTGACCACCTCCTTACGGCCAATCTTCTGCCAGCTAGCACTGTTGAAAGGGCTGATAGAGAGTACAGGTTTCTTTGCTCGCAATCAAATGTCATTGAAGAAATGAAAACCTACTCTAAGTCTGAAACTCGCTTGGATACCTTCTGGGTGCAGCTTATAGAAGGAAAGAAGGAATATGAGAACCTCTTTAAAGTAGTCAAACTACTTTTAATTTTGTCTCACGGCAGTGCTAACATCGAAcgaggattttcagtgaacaaAGAAATTTTAGTCGAAAATCTGAAAGAACCATCACTCATAGCCCAGCGTCGTATTTTTGATTTTGTTAGTAATGAGCCGGGTGGACTGATGAAGCTAGACATTCCTAAAGCCATGATTCATGCAGTGAGGAATGCTTATTCCATGTACAGTGAGGCACTTGCAGAGCAGCAGTGtgcaaataagaaaattttcaaGCTAGCGGAAGAAAGAAAACGTGCAGCTACTGAGATCAAACAGCTTGAGGCGAAGAAACTCATGTTGCTTGAGGATGTACAGCGTGCAGTATCTGCCATCGATGAGAAGGTGAAAGATCTTAAAAAATAG